The DNA sequence AATGGAGTGTATTCAACAAAATCATCAGCTATATTTGAGCATGAGCTACAAGACAATTTAGAGCTGAGAGCATTTGGTTTTGATGGTTGCATTTCTTGACAAAAGATGACGGGATTTTATCATCGTGGATTTAATGGTACTGCTTCGAAATAGCATCAACCAGCACAGCAAAAAATTTGTGCCATATCGCATGGACCTTTGGATTGAATGTTCCAAAGTTAAGAATAGCCAATTCGACGATAATGCAGTCTGTCAATAGCTAGAAAGAGAAGTAAAAAGCCTTAGTTAATTGAAAATACAGTGTGCACCAATAGGTTAAACTTTAAACTTACTGCACTTTAGCATTTTGGCAGAAAACATGTTAATCATGACAGGAAAGATCTCAGTGTCCTCAGAATGGTGCGGTTTTGTGGTAGTATCGCCACCTCTGAGACAGAAATCctagttcaagtcccaccttccccctaAGGTGTATCACCACATATCCTGACCCTGAACTTTAACAATAAGTCTATGGAACAGTGAGTAATAAGTTTTCGTTCAGATCAGCTTGTGCtgctgtgtaaagcattatatgAGCCAACGAGCAGATCAAGTTGGTCAGAATGAAGTGTTTGAGGCTTACTGACCTGTGCACTCCATTTCCAGAGTAATGCTCCAAATTGACTTTGCAGCAAAAGTAGGAGGAGAGTAAGTCTCTCGCTGGAAACTACACACCCCCTTTTCCCGGGAGTCACAGTTGACCGAGTGTCATGTCAATGCTGACCCAGGATTAGTTTTCAGTTGCAACACAATTTCAATGAAAGTGGAACACATATATAAAGGAAAAAATTTGGTACAtacatggaagcttccagaatccacGTGTAAAATGTCAGCATGGAACTTGCTGAGTGCTGAACAATTGCTCTTGATTTTAGTAAGATCTTTGATAACTTCAGTAATCTTGCCTGACACCTTCATCGCATGGATTTCAACTGTAAATTTGTCCCTTTTCTCAAAGTAACGTTGAGTCCAAGGAAAAACAGTAAACATCCTGGAGAGGAAAAGCACAATGATTCGATTTAATGCCAAGTTCCAGATTGCATTTCGACATCACAAAGCTAATCAATGAATATTTTGTACTGCAGCTCTATTTTACAGCAGTGTGACTGAAACTGCAATGAATCCTTTGTTATGAACGTCCTGCACAAACACATGTGCATGTCAAGAGAATTGTGTAAATGTaaagcggcacggtggctcacagcaccaaagtcccaggttcaatcccagacTCGGGAgactgcctgtgtgggtttcctctcacagtccaaagatgtgcaggttaggtggattggccatgctacattgcccacagtgtaaggtgcaatagtcagagagaaattggactgggtgagttactctacagagggttggtgtg is a window from the Chiloscyllium punctatum isolate Juve2018m chromosome 40, sChiPun1.3, whole genome shotgun sequence genome containing:
- the LOC140464411 gene encoding hemoglobin subunit beta-like, with product MVHWTENEIAGIAKWNTLDYEKLVARSLKRMFTVFPWTQRYFEKRDKFTVEIHAMKVSGKITEVIKDLTKIKSNCSALSKFHADILHVDSGSFHLLTDCIIVELAILNFGTFNPKVHAIWHKFFAVLVDAISKQYH